In the genome of Paenibacillus pabuli, the window CAGATCGAGAACGAATATGGTAGCTTCGGGAATGATGCGAGGTATCTGGAATATCTGCGTGAAGGCATGGTGCGTCGCGGTATCGATGTCTTGCTATTCACTTCGGACGGACCGACAGACCCGATGCTCCAGGCCGGGTCAGTGCCCGGGCAGCTGGCAACAGTGAATTTCGGATCGGGAACACGGGAAGCCTTCTCGAAATTGCGGCAATATCAGCAGAATCGACCACTGATGTGTATGGAGTACTGGAATGGCTGGTTTGACCATTGGGGAGAATCGCATCATACGAGGGATGCCGCTGACGTGGCACAAGTATTTGAGGAAATGCTGGAGGAACAAGCCTCTCTAAACTTTTATATGTTCCATGGGGGTACGAATTTTGGTTTCTATAACGGGGCCAACTGCCAACAGAAGGATCAATACGAACCGACGATCACCAGTTATGATTATGACTCTCTTCTCAGTGAATCAGGGGAGCCAACTGCCAAATTCCATATGGTGCGAGACGTAATCGCTCGATATAGGGATATCGGTGAACCTGTACTGCCCGAACCCATAAGCCGATTCGCGTATGGTCGGGTGGAGCTGACTGAGCATGCGGCATTGCTGCCACAGGCGGGCAGACTTTCTGGGCCTGTACAACGAACTGAACCGGAACCGATGGAGAAGCTTGGTCAGGATTATGGCTTTATTTTATACCGTACTCACATTACCGGACCACGAGAAATGCAGGAGCTTGTCGTGCAGGACGTAAGAGATCGTGCGCTTGTATATGTGGATGGCGAATGTCAGGGGGTACTCGAACGTGGCAATACCGCGTTGTCTGTATCATTTGAAGTGCCGGCGGGAGGCGCTGAAATATGCATTCTCGTTGAAAATATGGGACGGATCAACTACGGGCCGTATTTGCGGGACCCGAAGGGGATAACAGAGGGCGTTCGGCACGGATTTCAATTCCTATTCGATTGGACCATTCATTGTCTGCCGCTGGAGGACCTGTCTTCGTTACAATTCGAGACTGGGATTCAGACTGGGCGGGAAGTGCCTGCATTCTATCGTGGGACGTTACATGTAAAGGAGGTGAAGGATACCTTCCTGCAGTTCGATGGATGGACGAAGGGGGTTGCCTTCGTGAACGGTTTTAATATAGGCCGATATTGGAGTAAGGGCCCTCAGGGTACGTTGTATGTACCTGCGCCGCTTCTTCGCCAAGGAGAGAATGAGATCGTTGTATTTGAGTTGCATGGAACGACTGATCAAGCCGTAACATTTGTAGATAAGCCGATTTTGGATATATCCCATGGAAAATAGAGTAGCAAGCGATTATTGGCAATTGTATGATCTAATGCAAAAAGGTATAGGTAAGGTAGAGCCACACACCAGCAGGAGAGGATGAGAGGATATGAGAGTAGGACTCAGCACATACAGTCTGCAGCAGGCACTGGATGCCAAGGAACTGACTGTACCCGACGCCGTCCGTTACATCGCCGAACAGGGCGGAGAGCATGTGGAGATTGTTCCAATAGGGTACAGCCTGATTGACCAGCCGGAATTAATTGACCAGATTCGAGAGGCTGCACAAGACGTGGGAATTGATATTTCCAATTACGCAATAGGTGCCAATTTCGTCGCAGGAGAAGGCCAGGATGCACTGGAAAATGAGATTGCTGCTGTGATGAAGCATGTGGATGTCGCTGCTGCACTGGGCGTTACGAGAATGCGCCATGATGTTGCATTTCGCCCTGCACAGGAAGGGACAGTCCCTCAGTTTGAGTCGGACCTGCCTGTTCTCGTGAAGGCTTGCCAGCGAATTGCTGACTACGCAGCGAGTTATGGTATAACCACAAGTGTGGAGAACCATGGTTATTATGTGCAGTCCAGTGAGCGAGTCCGGCGGCTGGTGCATGAGACGGGACGAGAAAACTTTAAGACAACGCTGGATATCGGCAACTTCCTGTGTGTGGATGAAGACCCGGTTAGCGCTGTGAAAAACAACATTCCTTATGCATCCATGGTTCACGCCAAAGATTTCTATCGGAGACCTTCCTACCGTAATCCCGGCGAGGGATGGTTCCAGACCGCACACGGCAATTACCTGCGCGGTGCGATTGTGGGGCACGGGGATATCGACATGCCGGAAGTGTTCCGTGTGTTGAAGCAATCCGGTTATGACGGATACATCTCTGTAGAATTCGAGGGTATGGAGAATTGCAAAACCGCATCCCGAATCGCGATGGATAACGTCCGTCGTTTCTGGGAGGAAGCATAAGCAGCGCTTGTACTGCTATATAAGTGAAATCAATTTTTATATGTAAGGCTGAAGTAACAGAGGTGAAGTTTGGAACTGGAGGAGCAGTAGCGCCCGCCTTTGTCTGCGGATTTCAACCACTGAGGGCGGTTATACAAGAAATCTGTAGACAACAGCGGCCGAAAGTCCAAACATTCACCGCAGTTACGTTAAGCCGATTATCATATGTTTTGAATCATCTGATATGACCATCATTCAACAGATTATGGAGGGGAAAATCCATGTCCAAACTTAAAATTGCCGTTATCGGTGCAGGATCCATTTCCGATTTTCATTTACAAGCGTATGACAGCAATCCCGAAGTTGAAATATACGCCATATGCGACCTGAATGAGGCGCGTGCCCAGGAAGCGGCGAAAAAATATAACGCTACTCATGTATTCACGGATTATAAGGAGCTCCTGGCACTGCCTGAAATTCATTCGGTTAGCATCTGTACCTGGAATGACACACATGCCGAGATCAGCATTGCTGCGCTGGATGCGGGTAAAAACGTGCTTTGCGAGAAGCCGCTCTGTCAGACGGTAGAAGATGCGCTGGAAGTGGAAAAGGCTGTTCACCGCAGTGGAAAGCTGCTTCAAGTTGGCTTTGTACGTCGTTATAGCGACAATGCACAGATCCTGAAGAAGTTCATCGATGAAGGCGAGCTGGGGGAAATCTATTATGCCAAGGCTTCCTGTCTGCGGCGTCTGGGTAATCCGGGAGGCTGGTTTGCAGATGTGGATCGTTCTGGTGGGGGCCCGTTGATCGATATTGGCGTACACATTATTGATATCTCCTGGTACCTGATGGGCAAACCGAAGGTGAAAACCGTCTCCGCGAATGTCTCCAATCGCTTGGGTAACCGTGCCAATATCCGTAATCTGTCGTTCTACCAGGCTGCAGACTATGATGCGAACAAAAACACCGTGGAGGATATGGCCAATGCGTTGATCCGTTTCGAGAACGGGGCAAGCCTGCTGGTGGATGTAAGCTTCACACTGCACGCAAAGCAGGACGAAACCTCCGTCAGACTCTACGGCGATAAGGGTGGAGCCGAATTGGAACCGGAAATCTCACTGATTGGTGAGAAGTTCGATACCATTTTGAACATGACACCACAGGTGGATTTCAAATCCCTTGATTTTGCGGGTTCTTTCCGCAATGAGGTCAATCATTTTATCGACAGTACCCAGGGGCGCAAAGAGACGCTTAGTCCCGTTGAGGATGGCGTTGAAATCATGAAAATCCTCTGTGCCATCTACGAGTCCGCACGTGAAGGACGCGAAATATCATTTTAAAAAGGTGTATTGCAATCTAAAGAATGCACTGCAATCGAAATGACTAGGCTTATAGGTCTTTATAAGTTGAAACTGAACGTTTAAGCCAAAACGGAGAGTGCAGAACCAATCTGAAGAAGCGAAGCGCTCGCCTTTATCCCCGGATTTCGACCAATTATAAAGTGAAATCAAAGAAATCCGGGGATAACAGCGATCGGAAGATGGTACTGCAATTGGAGTGACAGGGCTTAACCTGTGCGGTTTATCTTATATCCAATCCGAAGGAGATGAACGGGATGAGCGAAACCAATGATACGGTGCTGGAACAGGAAGAACAGGTCGTCGAAGCCGGAGTGCACAACTTTAGCAAAGAAGAGGAATGGGTGAAGCCTGAAGATCCGTTGCTGAATGAACGCCTAGAGTGGTTCAAGGATCAGAAGCTGGGGCTGATGATGCATTGGGGTCCCTATTCCCAGCTCGGCCTTGTGGAGTCTTGGGCGCTAAGTGACGAAGATGGCGATTGGTCACGCAATGATATCGACTGGACTGACGACATGGAGCGTTTCAAGCAGGAATACTTTGATCTCAACAAAACCTTCAATCCGATTCGCTTTCAACCTGAGGAATGGGCACAGATGGCCGCGGATAACGGGT includes:
- a CDS encoding sugar phosphate isomerase/epimerase family protein — translated: MRVGLSTYSLQQALDAKELTVPDAVRYIAEQGGEHVEIVPIGYSLIDQPELIDQIREAAQDVGIDISNYAIGANFVAGEGQDALENEIAAVMKHVDVAAALGVTRMRHDVAFRPAQEGTVPQFESDLPVLVKACQRIADYAASYGITTSVENHGYYVQSSERVRRLVHETGRENFKTTLDIGNFLCVDEDPVSAVKNNIPYASMVHAKDFYRRPSYRNPGEGWFQTAHGNYLRGAIVGHGDIDMPEVFRVLKQSGYDGYISVEFEGMENCKTASRIAMDNVRRFWEEA
- a CDS encoding glycoside hydrolase family 35 protein, with translation MAVLTYEESQFFYEGKPVQLLSGAIHYFRVVPEYWTDRLLKLKACGFNTVETYVPWNFHEPKPGQFRFEGMADVERFIQLAGELGLYVIVRPSPYICAEWEFGGLPSWLLADDEIGLRCYDEKFLDRVDRYYDILLPKLQPLLSTNGGPIIAMQIENEYGSFGNDARYLEYLREGMVRRGIDVLLFTSDGPTDPMLQAGSVPGQLATVNFGSGTREAFSKLRQYQQNRPLMCMEYWNGWFDHWGESHHTRDAADVAQVFEEMLEEQASLNFYMFHGGTNFGFYNGANCQQKDQYEPTITSYDYDSLLSESGEPTAKFHMVRDVIARYRDIGEPVLPEPISRFAYGRVELTEHAALLPQAGRLSGPVQRTEPEPMEKLGQDYGFILYRTHITGPREMQELVVQDVRDRALVYVDGECQGVLERGNTALSVSFEVPAGGAEICILVENMGRINYGPYLRDPKGITEGVRHGFQFLFDWTIHCLPLEDLSSLQFETGIQTGREVPAFYRGTLHVKEVKDTFLQFDGWTKGVAFVNGFNIGRYWSKGPQGTLYVPAPLLRQGENEIVVFELHGTTDQAVTFVDKPILDISHGK
- a CDS encoding Gfo/Idh/MocA family protein, which gives rise to MSKLKIAVIGAGSISDFHLQAYDSNPEVEIYAICDLNEARAQEAAKKYNATHVFTDYKELLALPEIHSVSICTWNDTHAEISIAALDAGKNVLCEKPLCQTVEDALEVEKAVHRSGKLLQVGFVRRYSDNAQILKKFIDEGELGEIYYAKASCLRRLGNPGGWFADVDRSGGGPLIDIGVHIIDISWYLMGKPKVKTVSANVSNRLGNRANIRNLSFYQAADYDANKNTVEDMANALIRFENGASLLVDVSFTLHAKQDETSVRLYGDKGGAELEPEISLIGEKFDTILNMTPQVDFKSLDFAGSFRNEVNHFIDSTQGRKETLSPVEDGVEIMKILCAIYESAREGREISF